A genomic window from Chrysoperla carnea chromosome 3, inChrCarn1.1, whole genome shotgun sequence includes:
- the LOC123294483 gene encoding trafficking protein particle complex subunit 4, whose protein sequence is MVIYGVYIVSKSGGLIFNHDHNVPKYETEKTFSYPLDIKLIYQNKSIVVVFGQRDNINVGNVLLAVNGIAITNRQLDDGRDVFDVIENKENYPLNLKFGRPKMTTNEKIFLASMFYPLFAIASQLSPEPKSSGIEVLEADKFKLHCFQTLTGVKFMVVAERTQAGMEILLKKIYELYADYALKNPFYSLEMPIRCELFDTHLQALLDQVEKSGITNV, encoded by the exons atggttatttATGGCGTGTATATAGTTTCAAAATCTGGAGGGTTAATATTTAACCATGATCATAATGTACCGAAATATGAAACGGAGAAAACATTCAGTTATCCGTtggatattaaattaatttatcaaaataagagTATTGTTGTAGTTTTTGGACAGCGTGATAATATTAACG TTGGAAATGTATTATTAGCTGTAAATGGAATTGCAATAACAAATCGTCAACTGGATGATGGACGTGATGTATTCGATGTGatcgaaaataaagaaaattatccattaaatttaaagtttggtCGACCAAAAATGACCaccaatgaaaaaatatttttagctagCATGTTTTATCCATTATTTGCTATTGCAAGTCAATTAAGCCCAGAACCAAAAAGTTCTGGTATTGAAGTTCTTgaagctgataaatttaaattacattgttttcaaacattaacag gAGTTAAGTTTATGGTCGTTGCAGAACGTACACAAGCTGGaatggaaatattattaaagaaaatctaTGAACTTTATGCAGATTATGCTTTAAAGAATCCTTTTTATTCCTTAGAAATGCCCATACGATGTGAATTATTCGATACACATTTACAAGCTCTATTAgatcaagttgaaaaatctggaataacaaatgtttaa
- the LOC123294482 gene encoding etoposide-induced protein 2.4 homolog, with protein MDNCRGILYAFGKGLLDSMRGILVLGYLDKEMNERSFGKSPVKVTQKTKDDAAIKPTKHFEESKVLKRFLQGCFLNGFIFLLSIILFNYGALPALKLLLTFLFGESSSTGMFMWNLMEWVLSRIFEVCWVIPLFFLIKVINCFWFQDIADSCFRFYRGRPQFMSSLSKLIADSLFSTLVQTLFLIQSMLVNLIPIMFVAEIACMVHICLLYSLYAFEYKWFNLGWELHRRLTFIENNWPYFIGFGMPLAILTQFTSSLYISGSIFSILFPIFIISGNEASPVTGKCDYPLRLFSPVVAISNYIFNQSIGQSSRTIQSAPVRR; from the exons ATGGATAATTGTAGG ggAATATTATATGCCTTTGGCAAAGGTTTATTAGATAGTATGCGTGGAATCTTAGTTTTAGGATATTTAGATAAGGAAATGAACGAGCGATCGTTTGGCAAATCTCCCGTGAAAGTAACGCAAAAAACAAAAGATGACGCAGCTATCAAACCAACGAAACATTTCGA AGAATCGAAagtattaaaacgatttttacaAGGTTGTTTTCTaaatggttttatatttttattaagtattattttatttaattatggagCACTACcagctttaaaattattattaacatttttatttggagAAAGTTCATCTACTGGTATGTTTATGTGGAATTTAATGGAGTGGGTTTTGTCCCGAATATTTGAAGTATGCTGGGTTATACCAttgttctttttaattaaagttatcaACTGTTTCTGGTTTCAG gaTATTGCAGATTCATGTTTTCGTTTTTATCGTGGACGTCCACAATTTATGTCAagtttaagtaaattaatagCCGATTCATTATTTAGTACATTAgtacaaacattatttttaatacaaagcaTGCTAGTTAATTTAATACCAATAATGTTTGTGGCTGAAATCGCATGTATGGTGcatatatgtttattatattcgtTATATGCATTTGAATATAAATGGTTCAATTTGGGATGGGAATTACATCGACGtttaacatttattgaaaataattggcCATATTTTATTGGATTTGGTATGCCATTAGCAATTTTAACACAATTTACATCCTCATTATATATAAG tggctcaattttttcaattttatttcctatatttattataagtggTAATGAAGCAAGTCCAGTTACAGGAAAATG tGACTACCCATTACGATTATTTTCACCAGTGGTTGcaatatcaaattatattttcaatcaatcaattggTCAAAGTAGTAGGACAATTCAATCAGCACCAGTGCGAAGatga
- the LOC123296116 gene encoding transforming growth factor beta regulator 1, giving the protein MPFLQNNIHVKEEYDSNLKYKKKYFELRNVIKNLVYENAALCDLVTDIQEKVNLVKEERKFLLLKLYQFDPSLLNISNPPDVNKKIKKRTNSDTPDIKPSKRKPVLKIKKKLVQPIPLDSTGRPVFPISLGDLTIHSLGEVLTDRPEFHSEDVIYPVGFVSTRIYGSAKDPEKKCVYTCKIFDGGNGPKFEIAADSDLEAPIVGMSADYCHTQLLLLINSTIQEQVVSTRPKGNEFFGLTHSTVLNLIQSSPGTRKCVNYKWSKFEVSKHSEPITDDNDATLSYDSLQRSITFSKYHMVPEIKEEPPDEIMDTSSNTLRDLLMS; this is encoded by the exons ATGccgtttttacaaaataatattcatgtTAAAGAAGAATatgattcaaatttaaaatataaaaagaaatattttgaattacggaatgtgattaaaaatttagtttat GAAAATGCAGCATTATGTGATTTAGTAACAGATATACAAGAAAAAGTTAATCTTGTTAAAgaggaaagaaaatttttacttttaaagctTTATCAATTTGACCCTTCTTTAT tAAACATTTCTAATCCTCCTGATGTAAATAAAAAGATCAAAAAGAGAACCAATTCTGATACACCCG atATTAAACCATCAAAACGGAAGcctgtgttaaaaataaaaaagaagttaGTTCAACCAATTCCGCTCGATAGTACAGGACGTCCTGTGTTTCCAATCAGTTTAGGCGATCTTACAATACATTCATTAGGAGAAGTTCTCACCGATAGACCCGAATTTCATTCAGAAGATGTAATCTATCCTGTTGGTTTTGTATCAACACGAATTTATGGGAGTGCTAAGGATCCAgagaaaaaatgtgtttatacctgtaaaatttttgatggtGGTAATGGACCCAA atttgaaaTAGCAGCTGATTCAGATTTAGAAGCTCCCATTGTTGGTATGTCAGCTGATTATTGTCACACACAATTACTTTTACTAATCAATTCCACAATTCAAGAGCAAGTAGTAAGCACTCGACCCAAAGGAAATGAATTCTTTGGTTTAACACATTCAACAGTATTAAATCTAATACAAAGTTCACCCGGTACACGTAAATGTGTAAACTATAAATGGAGTAAATTTGAAGTGAGCAAACACAGTGAACCAATAACAGATGATAACGATGCAACGCTCAGTTACGATTCGTTACAACGTAGTATAACATTTAGCAAATATCATATGGTACCAGAAATCAAGGAAGAACCACCGGATGAAATAATGGATACATCGTCGAATACTTTACGTGATTTACTTATGTCCTGA
- the LOC123296397 gene encoding male-enhanced antigen 1-like, with the protein MVYQYSPDPPDETPEIKPVPSLQNDHLGGDSNDESDEDDGFEYDGYEPIPVAPDLVESSYESDDDIDNASAVAPEISNLPTAPSIDEEILKEIWSTPSVATIPMDAAKEDQIRNAMANFTLPASSIPEWAAVIPDEDFKKQLQDWIKQQKIQQN; encoded by the coding sequence atggtgTATCAATATTCACCAGATCCTCCAGATGAAACACCAGAAATAAAACCAGTACCATCATTACAAAATGATCATTTAGGAGGCGATAGTAATGATGAAAGTGACGAAGACGATGGTTTTGAATACGATGGATACGAACCAATTCCTGTAGCACCTGACTTGGTGGAAAGTTCTTATGAAAGTGATGACGATATTGACAATGCGTCAGCTGTTGCAcctgaaatttcaaatttaccaACTGCTCCAAGTATTGATGaggaaatattaaaagaaatttggtCAACACCATCAGTGGCTACAATACCTATGGATGCAGCTAAAGAGGATCAAATTAGAAATGCTATGGCTAATTTTACATTGCCAGCATCATCGATACCCGAATGGGCGGCTGTTATTCCTGatgaagattttaaaaaacaattacaagATTGGATTAAACAACAGAAAatccaacaaaattaa
- the LOC123295332 gene encoding juvenile hormone acid O-methyltransferase-like, protein MYNPILYSNSNILQRRDAKYLTDNYFKYIKWLPNGGDVSLDIGCGDGGVTHEFFLNNMPNSIETIVATDLSSEMIQHAAISHQHSKIQFQQLDIGVKTLPKHFIEKFDHVFSSYCLHWLHDQRKTFQNIYDVLKPNGDLLVSYLANHPFYSLFETVSKFEKWKSYMTDCNIRIPPYQKCSNTEEVHKQILESIGFDVKICKCEKRTFLYKDLMSWRKTIESVNPFINRIPESSRKEYIDDYMAESQKFGLILENNTVNTPYELLIVYAKKRI, encoded by the exons ATGTACAATCCAATTTTGTACtctaattcaaatattttacaaaggCGAGATGCAAAATATCTcactgataattattttaaatacattaaatggTTACCAAATGGAGGCGATGTATCTTTAGATATCGGTTGTGGGGATGGTGGAGTTacacatgaattttttttaaacaacatgCCAAACTCAATCGAAACGATTGTTGCCACAGATCTTTCATCAGAAATGATTCAACATGCTGCAATTTCTCATCAAcattcaaaaatacaatttcaacAACTAGACATTGGTGTAAAAACTTTGCcgaaacattttattgaaaaatttgatcatgTATTTTCTTCCTACTGTTTACACTGGCTTCATGATCAAAg gaAAACATTTCAGAATATATATGACGTATTAAAACCGAACGGTGATTTACTTGTATCATATTTAGCAAATCATCCATTTTATTCACTATTTGAAACCgtttctaaatttgaaaaatggaaatcTTACATGACAGATTGTAACATACGAATACCTCCCTATCAAAAATGTTCGAATACTGAAGAAGTACATAAACAAATTCTAGAAAGTATTGGATTTGacgttaaaatatgtaaatgtgAAAAGCGAACATTTCTTTATAAAGATTTAATGTCTTGGAGAA AAACTATAGAAAGTGTAAATCCCTTCATTAATCGAATACCGGAATCAAGTCGAAAAGAATATATTGATGATTACATGGCCGAAAGTCAAAAATTTGgattaatattagaaaataatactgTTAATACTCCGTATGAATTACTTATTGTTTAcgcaaaaaaaagaatataa
- the LOC123296117 gene encoding juvenile hormone acid O-methyltransferase-like — protein sequence MNNANLYSSSNSLQKTDAKYVIDNYFENIKWLSNGGDISLDIGCGDGEITSELLLNNMPNTHGMIIGTDISCEMIKHATIAHQNTKLQFRQLDISTKMLPKQFSGKFDHVFSFYCLHWIQDQRQAYQNIYDLLKPKGDVLVTYLASNPLFSIYESISKLGKWQSYMQDYDKYISPFQKSLYPEKELKQILKNIGFEVELCKRETRTFVYEDLITWRKSVKAVNPFIERIPESKRDEYIDEYLEEIIKRDLISENNNQIQINTPYELLVVYAQKRM from the exons atgaataATGCAAATTTATACTCTTCGTCGAATTCGTTACAAAAAACTGATGCCAAATATGTTAtcgataattattttgaaaatattaaatggtTATCAAACGGTGGTGATATATCTTTAGATATTGGCTGTGGGGATGGTGAAATTACTtcggaattattattaaataatatgccAAATACACACGGAATGATTATTGGTACAGATATTTCATGCGAAATGATTAAACATGCAACAATTGCtcatcaaaatacaaaattacaatttcGACAATTAGATATTAGCACAAAAATGTTACCAAAACAGTTTTCTGGAAAATTTGATcatgtattttcattttattgtttacacTGGATTCAAGATCAAag gcaagcttatcaaaatatttatgatttattgaaACCAAAAGGTGATGTGTTAGTTACATATCTCGCTAGTAATCCATTATTTTCCATATATGAATCAATTTCTAAACTTGGAAAATGGCAATCATATATGCAGgattatgataaatatatttcaccATTTCAAAAGAGTTTGTATCCTGAGAAagaattgaaacaaatattaaaaaatattggatttGAAGTGGAATTATGTAAACGAGAAACGCGAACATTTGTTTACGAGGATTTAATAACTTGGAGAA aATCAGTTAAAGCAGTAAACCCTTTTATTGAACGTATACCAGAATCTAAGCGAGATGAATACATTGATGAATATTTGGAAGAAATTATAAAACGAGATTTAATAtcagaaaataataatcaaatacaaattaacaCACCATATGAGCTGCTTGTAGTATATGCTCAaaaaagaatgtaa